A section of the Malania oleifera isolate guangnan ecotype guangnan chromosome 2, ASM2987363v1, whole genome shotgun sequence genome encodes:
- the LOC131148741 gene encoding probable LRR receptor-like serine/threonine-protein kinase At1g05700 — MANCHLISILILLLLALHALSTSAAWNVSIDCGSPDSYTENSFTWIGDALLMNNGESRAVQHTQRALSTLRVFPTRKKNCYSINVTAAEEETVDGRLLQVLVRASFFYGNYDTKYAPPIFDLHFDGNRWTAVVTQLDEVVYEEAIYFVKRDAAISVCVAQTRPDQPAFISALEVRSLAPEMYRRAHNYSSALINTRRVAFSSSAPIVRYPEDVYDRIWQRKDPAEENLSLKNLAHSVDVGIADNPPQAVFLNAVSSANHSSPISLATNIPKLNQVLPIYVNLYFAEVNETITKKRSFKFYIDNEAIGDPIVPIFGEATMLNVQNKNASSETSFKLQATSGNTFPPLINALEVFTVTHPLSKGTNAKDVEALASLQSRFDALREWNGDPCLPLPYTWDWLDCSYDIPPRVTALHLGGYGLSGPLPNFSVMDALEIIDLHNNSLNGAIPHFLTTLPKLRELNLADNEFSGAIPSFSFNNTKPNINLSFSGNPNLCAYGNTNCHELDGRSAPGASKGPSFAGTRVSCVLLASVSAIIHMFVHLYT, encoded by the exons ATGGCTAATTGCCACCTTATCTCAATCTTAATATTGCTCTTATTAGCCCTTCACGCTCTTTCCACTTCTGCAGCTT GGAATGTGAGCATAGACTGCGGATCACCCGATTCCTACACCGAAAACTCCTTCACCTGGATCGGAGACGCTTTACTTATGAACAATGGGGAGAGCCGGGCGGTGCAGCATACGCAGAGGGCCTTGAGTACCCTCCGGGTGTTCCCCACCCGCAAAAAGAATTGCTACTCCATCAACGTCACAGCTGCGGAGGAAGAGACGGTGGATGGCAGACTGCTGCAGGTTCTGGTTCGGGCCAGCTTCTTCTACGGCAACTACGATACAAAGTACGCCCCGCCCATCTTCGACCTCCACTTTGACGGCAACCGCTGGACCGCCGTGGTGACTCAACTTGACGAAGTGGTTTACGAGGAAGCCATATATTTTGTGAAGAGGGATGCGGCGATCAGCGTGTGCGTCGCGCAAACGCGGCCCGACCAGCCCGCCTTTATATCTGCGCTGGAAGTACGGAGTTTGGCGCCGGAGATGTACCGGCGGGCTCATAATTATTCTTCTGCTTTGATCAACACCAGGAGGGTGGCCTTTAGTTCCTCTGCGCCGATCGTAAG GTATCCAGAGGATGTATATGATCGAATTTGGCAAAGAAAAGACCCCGCCGAAGAAAATTTGTCTCTAAAAAATTTGGCCCACTCCGTTGACGTCGGCATTGCAGACAACCCTCCACAGGCCGTGTTTCTAAATGCAGTTTCCTCTGCAAACCACTCTAGTCCCATATCTTTAGCCACCAATATTCCCAAGCTCAACCAAGTACTTCCCATATATGTCAACCTATATTTTGCTGAAGTGAATGAGACCATCACAAAAAAGAGATCCTTCAAGTTTTACATTGACAATGAGGCCATTGGTGACCCTATAGTCCCAATTTTTGGAGAGGCCACTATGTTAAATGTTCAGAACAAGAATGCTTCTTCTGAAACTTCATTTAAACTGCAGGCTACCTCGGGTAATACCTTTCCTCCTCTCATCAATGCCTTGGAAGTTTTCACAGTCACACATCCGCTGTCAAAGGGAACCAATGCTAAAGATG TGGAAGCACTGGCATCTTTGCAGAGTAGATTTGATGCGTTAAGAGAGTGGAATGGTGACCCATGTCTTCCATTACCCTATACATGGGACTGGCTGGATTGTAGCTACGATATTCCCCCTCGAGTAACAGCACT GCATCTCGGCGGATATGGACTTTCTGGGCCACTTCCAAATTTCAGCGTCATGGATGCTCTTGAAATTAT AGATTTGCACAATAATAGCTTGAATGGAGCTATTCCTCATTTTCTAACTACCTTACCTAAACTAAGAGAGTT GAATTTAGCAGATAATGAATTCAGTGGAGCCATACCCTCCTTCTCGTTCAATAATACCAAACCCAACATTAATCTATC ATTTTCCGGCAATCCAAACTTGTGTGCTTATGGCAATACTAATTGTCACGAATTGGACGGCAGATCTGCACCTGGGGCTTCAAAAGGTCCCTCCTTTGCCGGCACCAGAGTTTCATGCGTGTTATTAGCCTCTGTTTCGGCCATAATTCATATGTTCGTCCATTTGTATACGTGA